GCGTGCTGCGCGTCGGCTGGTCGTATTTCGATTCGGCGCGGCTGCCGAAGACCGTGCAGCCGTACCTTCAGCAACTGAGCGCGACGATCAACGAATCCGTCTACGTAAGCGTGCTCGACGATTGGGAACTGGTGTTCATCGCGCGCAACGGCACGTCGCGCGTGATGACGACGGGTTTCGTGCTCGGCGCGCGCGTGCCCGCCCCACTTACCTCCCCCGGCGTCGTGCTGCTCGCGTATCACCGCAATCAGGAAGCGATGCGGGCGTGGCTCAACGACGCCGAGCTGACGCCCTTCACGCCGCACACGGTCACGAACAAGACGGGCCTGCTCGAAAAGGTCCGCCGCGCGCAGGCCGACGGGTTCGCGGTGATCGAGCAGCAGCTGGATATCGGCGTGCGCGGCGTCGCCGTGCCGATGAAGAACCGTCATGGCGAAGTCGTCGC
The DNA window shown above is from Paraburkholderia sp. PGU19 and carries:
- a CDS encoding IclR family transcriptional regulator C-terminal domain-containing protein, which produces MNRPPLDKRDWIAGLEKGLAILESFDSEHARLTPSQAAQLTGMTRTAARRYLLTLEHLGYVQGDGKLYGLTPRVLRVGWSYFDSARLPKTVQPYLQQLSATINESVYVSVLDDWELVFIARNGTSRVMTTGFVLGARVPAPLTSPGVVLLAYHRNQEAMRAWLNDAELTPFTPHTVTNKTGLLEKVRRAQADGFAVIEQQLDIGVRGVAVPMKNRHGEVVAALSTNMPMGKETSEAALNRVLRALQESALSMLNVL